One region of Bombus affinis isolate iyBomAffi1 chromosome 5, iyBomAffi1.2, whole genome shotgun sequence genomic DNA includes:
- the LOC126916152 gene encoding uncharacterized protein LOC126916152 has protein sequence MAACYRDQRRMGQMIDQIKILASNLDELRAEINALRNTYLRNEEDLPHANDFKRNRSSEINILHRLRRYMKKVTNIYTLKKRQKRDKIRESYYPCTNMDPTLPTFLNCIIRTRKKENMLQIPTRIKYLKSQGNQTNEKIESRHYITKRPSVSMHTENTDYHGSLFTKHGNEQYNKIIFPKQNTTLVPHCSEISCELDFQIENSIFSSGSNVNIFSDSYTLKNCPENTKVVLTNGNNKQSATKCTQTRIAKLGRKSKNFNFYSKRPKLYFSKIKNAVIEKRIIRNSNEPAFTIRREVNNTKNYPNLKKNRSQRCSCRKKRNSFTQLNGENTNGQNFPIEKNIKKIKNNLSIKNMFENLLPVTEPELSSSLLSLELDINVSNNSSNIEEFSERRKPRTYIIRQTTQECNRNNWLNNFEKSVVCVEQTSDLTLSSYSFSNHNVHFN, from the exons ATGGCGGCATgttatcgcgatcaacgaagaatgggTCAAATGATCGATCAAATTAAAATACTTGCCAGTAATTTGGATGAGTTACGTGCTGAAATTAATGCATTAAGAAATACTTACTTGCGAAACGAAGAGGATCTTCCACATGCAAATGATTTCAAACGAAATAGGAGTagcgaaattaatattttacatagATTAAGAAGATATATGAAGAAAGTAACAAACATATACACATTGAAAAAAAGACAAAAACGTGATAAAATTCGAgag TCTTATTATCCCTGTACAAATATGGACCCTACATTACCTACGTTTTTAAACTGCATCATTCGTAcccgaaagaaagaaaatatgtTACAAATACCAACTAggattaaatatttgaaaagtcAAGGCAACCAAACGAACGAGAAGATCGAAAGTCGGCACTATATAACGAAACGTCCATCAGTATCTATGCACACTGAAAATACAGACTATCATGGATCATTATTCACAAAACATGGAAATgaacaatataataaaataatatttccaaaACAAAATACAACTCTTGTTCCACATTGTTCCGAAATAAGTTGTGAATTAGATTTCCAAAttgaaaattcaatattttcctCTGGATCCAATGTGAATATTTTTTCAGATTCGTATACTTTAAAAAATTGTCCAGAAAATACAAAAGTAGTTTTGACAAATGGTAATAACAAGCAATCTGCAACAAAATGTACGCAAACAAGAATAGCAAAACTGGGACGAAAgtcaaaaaattttaatttttattctaaacGACCCAAGCTTTACTTTTCTAAAATAAAGAATGCTGtgattgaaaaaagaattatAAGAAATTCGAATGAGCCTGCGTTTACGATACGTCGAGAAGTCAACAATACGAAGAATTATCcaaatttgaagaaaaatcGTTCTCAACGATGTTCGtgtagaaagaaaagaaacagttTTACCCAATTGAATGGTGAAAACACGAATGGACAAAATTTTCCcatagaaaaaaatattaaaaaaataaaaaataacttatCCATAAAAAACATGTTCGAAAATCTATTGCCTGTTACAGAACCAGAGTTGTCGTCTTCGTTACTTTCTTTGGAGTTAGATATTAATGTTTCTAATAATTCCAGTAACATTGAGGAATTTTCAGAACGTAGAAAACCAAGAACTTATATAATACGTCAAACAACACAGGAATGTAATCGAAATAActggttgaataattttgagAAGAGTGTCGTTTGTGTGGAACAAACTTCCGATTTGACCCTTTCTTCATATAGTTTTTCTAATCATAACGTTCATTTTAATTAA